The Deltaproteobacteria bacterium DNA window TGAAGTGATGAAGGAGTGGGGGCTGGTCTAAACCGCCCTTTGAACTGTTGAAGCCAGGGGGCTCTGCCCCCTTGAGGCTGAAACCTCCGCCAAGCCGTAACCCATGCACATCTTCTCCGTCCGCACCCTCACCCAGGCCGTCAAGGATGTCCTTGAAGGGGAGTTTCCCTTTGTCTGGGCGCGGGGGCGGGTGTCCAATCTGTCCAAGCCGCCATCCGGGCAACATGATGCAAGGTTGGGACTGAATGCGTAAGAAAATCATCATTATTGCCGGTCCGAATGGTGCCGGGAAAACCACCTTTGCCCGATCATTTCTTCCTACCGAGGCACGGTGTCGCATCTTCATTAACGCCGATTTGATTGCCGCCGGGTTGGCTCCTTTTGCTCCGGAGACTGCCGCGATCAAGGCAGGTCGTTTGATGCTCGAAGAGATAGCCGCGCACTCCAAGCGTGGCGAAAGTTTTGCTTTCGAGACTACATTATCCGGTTTGGGCTATCGTGTGCATATCCGGAAATGGCGGGCACAAGGGTATCATGTGGGTTTGTTTTTTCTTGCTCTGCCTGATGTCGAGTCTGCGATTGCTCGTGTGGCAGAACGGGTCAGGCAGGGCGGGCACAATATTTCGGAAGAAGTTATCAGGCGGCGTTTTGCTTCTGGCCTGCGTAATTTTGAAGAGATCTACAAAAACGAGGTCCATGCCTGGGTAAAATATGACAATTCGGGGCTAGAGCCAAAAGTCATTGAATGGGGAGAGAATGCACTATGAAGTCAGACATCAGTAACGCTCAGGATGAGCTCCTGCGTGTTTCCATGATTGCGTTGAAGCGTGCTTCCAAGGTGGCCCGTGAAACCGCCATCCAAACCGAAACGGATCTTATCGTGGTTGAAGAAGGTAAATTGTTGCGCATATCCGCTGAAGAACTACGGGCGCAGCCTGACTCCGCCAAGCCGTAACCCATGCACATCTTCTCCGTCCGCACCCTCACCCAGGCCGTCAAGGATGTCCTTGAAGGGGAGTTTCCCTTTGTCTGGGTGCGGGGGCAGGTGTCCAATCTGTCCAAGCCGCCATCCGGGCATTGTTATTTTTCCTTGAAGGACGACGACGCCACGTTGAGCGTGGTCTGGTTCAAGGGGGCGCAGCCCAGGGTTGAAGAGGGCGAGCGCGTCAACCCCCTGACCGGCGAGGTCGAGACCGGGCCGGTTTTTCAGCTTGCCGACGGTCAGGAAGTGCTCGTGGCCGGGCGCATGAACGTCTATCCGCCGCGTGGCGTGTACCAACTTGTGGCCGAATTGGTGCAGGGCCAGGGCCTGGGCGAGTTGGCCGTGGCCTTCGAGGCCATGAAGTCCAAGCTGGCGGCCAAGGGCTATTTCGATCCGGATCGCAAGTTGCGTCTTCCGGTTAATCCGCGCCGCGTGGCGGTCATCACCGCCCCCCAGGGCGCGGCCTTGCAGGATTTTCTGCGCATTGCCGGGGACCGGGGGTTGGGGGCGACAATCAGACTCTATCCCTCCCTGGTGCAGGGCGAGGGTGCCCCGGCTCAGATCGCGGCCGCCCTGGACCGCGCCGACCGCGACGACTGGGCCGAGGTCATCGTGCTCATTCGGGGCGGCGGGTCGCTCGAGGATTTGTGGGCCTTCAACACCGAGCCCGTGGCCGAGGCCATCTACCGCGCGCGCCTGCCGGTCCTCTGCGGCGTGGGGCACGAGGTGGATACGACCATTGCCGATTTCGTGGCCGACCTGCGCGCGGCCACTCCGAGCCACGCGGCCCAGCTGCTCTGGACCGAGCGGGCCGTGCTTGGTCAGCAGGTCGATGAGCAGTTCGTGGCTTTGACGCGTGGCATGGAGCGTTTTTTGACCGGGCGCGAATCCGGTTTGTCCCGGTTGACCCAAGCCTTGTCCTGGCATTCGCCCGCGCGCCGCCTGGATCGACATGGTTTTGAAGTCGAACGTTTGACCGTTCGTTTGCGGCGCGCTACCGCGAATCTGCTTGAAGTCCGAAAGGATGCGTTCTTGCTGCGGACCGAGAATTTACGCCATGCCTTTGGGCCGGTCCGCATGATCGCCCTGCGGACCGATATCGACCGCGCCGGTGGTGCTCTGATCCAGGCCATGACTCGTTTTATATATGCCCGCCAGTCGGAAGTCCGGGATGTGGACGGCCGGTTGATGGCCTTGGACCCGCACGCCCCCTTGGCGCGCGGGTATGCCCTGGTGCAAGGGGCGTCCGGAGCGTTTGTGCGCTCGCGCGCCGACGTGCACGCGGGGGATGCGCTCCGAATTCACGTGCGGGATGGAGAATTCAGCGCCGAGGTGACAGAATGATTTGGAATTTTTTTGCGTTTTTTTTACTGCTGGCCGCGACGTCCCATGCGGGTGTCTTGCGTGTGGACTGTCCCAAATCCATAGGCATCGGCCTGCCATTCATGGTCCGGGTTCAATCCGACGAACCCATGACCCGGTTGCGGGTGGAGTGGAACAAGCGCGTCTTGGAAATACCGGTCCAGGGCGCGAGTGATGTCCAATTCCTGCTGGGCACGGACGTCTTGAAGTCCAGGACCGGGTCGCGAAATTTGCGTGTCCTGCGGCTGGGTTTACGTCCACTGGCAACGGACGTGGCCATCATGATCGAGAACCGGAAGTTTCCAGCCCAGCATTTGAAAGTTTCGTCGGCGATGGCTACCCCGCCGGCTGCGGTTCAGGCGCGCATCGCGCGCGAACAAAGGTTGGTGCAGACTGTCCTGGGCCAGGTCACGCCCCTTGATCATCTGACGCTACCCCTTGTCCGCCCGGTTCCGGGTGAAATCAGCAGCGCTTACGGTCTGAAGCGCTTTTTTAATGGCCATGCCCGCAACCCACACCGTGGTCTTGATCTGCGCGGCGTCACCGGAGACCCTATCCAGGCCGCGTCGGCCGGCCAGGTGGTCTTGACCGATGAACATTATTTTGGTGGTCGCTCCGTGTATCTCGACCACGGCCAAGGCGTGCACACTGTGTACATGCATCTCGATGAAATGCTGGTCAAAGAAGGGGATATGGTTGAGGCTGGCCAGGTCATCGGGCGGGTTGGCATGACTGGCCGGGTCACGGGACCGCATTTGCATTTTGGGGTTTATGTCCTGGATTTGGCCGTGGACCCCGCGAAGCTCTTTTTTTAGATGGAAGGGATCATGGCGAAGGTACAGCAAACATTTGAAAAACGGTTGGAACGGATCCGGGAGATCACGGCCTTGCTCGAAGACGGCGCCTTGGCCCTGGAGGACGGGGTAAAGCTTTTTCAAGAAGGGATGCGCCTGTCCAAGGAATGCGGCGCCGAGCTGGAAAAGGCCAGGATCGTTCTCGAAACTGCCGAACGAGACGGTACGTTGGCGCCGGAGGGTGCATGACTCCACGCGAAATGAAGGTCGAGTTGCGCACGTTGGGCTCTCGGGTCGAGGCGCGGTTGGGGGATGTTTTCGCGGACGGCGAGTCACCGGCGCCGTTGGTTGCGTCCATGAAGTATTCCCTGCTGGCCGGGGGCAAGCGGTTGCGACCCGTGTTGTGCCTGGCCTGGGCCGAGCTGGCTGGCGGAGACGTCGGCCGGGTTCTTGATTTCGCGTGCGCCATTGAATGCATCCATACATATTCCCTGATCCACGACGACCTTCCGGCCATGGACAACGACGATCTGCGCCGGGGCAAGCCTTCCAATCACAAGCAGTTCGACGAGGCCACGGCCATCCTGGCCGGTGACGGTCTGCTGACCGAGGCCTTTACGCTTGCCGCGTCCCTGGATTTGCCGCCGGATCGGGTTTTGCGAGCCATCAAGCATCTGTCCACGGCGGCCGGACCTCGGGGCATGGTCGGTGGCCAGGTCTTGGACATGAACCTCACCGGCCTTCGCGCCAATCTGGACCTGCTTCGGGACATGCATGCCAGGAAAACCGGCGCCTTGATCGAATCGTCCTGCGTCACGGGGTGCATTTTGGGTGGCGGCGACGAAGGGCTGGTCAAGCGGGCTTCCGTTTACGGGCGCGGCATTGGGCTGGCCTTTCAGGTCATGGACGATATCCTGGACGTGATTGGCGACGAGGCCGCCCTGGGAAAACCCGTGGGAAGCGACACCGCGCAGGGCAAATCAACCTATCCGGCCCTTTTGGGGATCGACCAAAGCCGGGCGTTGGCTTTGGAAAGCGTGGACGCGGCCAAGGCCGTTTTCAAGGGGCTGACCCATGCCCGTGCCGATTTTTTGCAAGCCTTGGCCCATTATATCGTGGACCGCACGCATTAGGAGCATCCATGACTTTTCAAACTCCACGGGAATTGTTCCCCATTCTGGATACCATCAAAAAGCCCGGTGACGTGCAGCACCTGGATGAAAAAAATCTGACTCGGCTGGGCGAGGAACTTCGCCGCATGATTATCCAGACCGTGTCCACCACGGGCGGACATCTGGCTCCATCCTTGGGGGTGGTCGAATTGACCATGGCCTTGATGCGGGTTTTCAATCCGGAGCGGGATCGCATTGTTTGGGACGTTGGACATCAGGCCTATGCGTACAAACTGCTGACCGGTCGCCTGGAACGTTTTCAGACGCTGCGCCAACTGGGCGGGATCAGTGGTTTCCCACGGCGCACCGAAAGTCCCTTCGATCATTTCGGGGTGGGGCATTCCTCCACGTCCATTTCGGCGGCGCTGGGCATGGCCGCGGCCCGTGACCTTGCCCACGCGGACCACAAGGTCGTGGCGGTCATCGGGGATGGCTCCATGACCGCCGGCCTGGCTTACGAGGGCCTCAACCAGGCTGGTGGGCTGGGCAAGAATCTGATCGTTGTCTTGAACGACAACGAGATGTCCATCTCCAAAAACGTCGGGGCCTTGTCGTCGTTTCTGAGCCGCAAGTTGTCCAAGCGCTGGGTGCAGCGGTTTAAGAAGGAGGCGGAATCCATCATGCGCCAGATCCCCAAGATCGGCGACGACATCGCTGAATATGCCCGGCGCAGCGAGGATTCCCTGAAAAGTTTCTTCACGCCGGGCATGTTGTTCGAAGCCTTTCGCTTTACCTACATCGGGCCGCTCAAGGGCCATGACGTGCGCATGCTGACCAATGTTTTTCACCAGGCGCGCGAATTGGAAGGGCCGATTCTGGTGCATGTCCTGACCAAGAAGGGCAAGGGTTACGAGCCGGCCGAGACCAACCCGACCTATTTTCATGGCGTGGGGTGTTTCGAGCCCGAGACCGGCGCGGCCAAAAAGTTCGCGGCCTGTTCCCTGCCGAGTTATACCGACGTGTTTGGCTCCACCCTGTGCGGCCTGGCCAAAAAGGACGAGAATATCGTGGCCATCACCGCCGCCATGCCCGAGGGCACCGGACTGTCCTGTTTCGCGAAATTCTATCCGGATCGCTTTTTCGATGTGGGCATCTGCGAACAGCACGCCGTGACCTTTGCCGCCGGTCTGGCCTCTCAGGGCATGAAGCCTGTCGTGGCCATCTATTCCACATTTTTACAGCGTTCGTATGATCAGGTTGTGCACGATGTTTGTCTGCAAAATCTGAATGTGACCCTGTGCCTGGACCGCTGCGGTCTGGTCGGGGAGGACGGTCCCACGCACCATGGGGTGTTCGATATTTCGTATCTGCGTCACATTCCCAACCTGATCCTCATGGCGCCCCGCGACGAAGGCGAGCTGCAGCGGATGCTGGTCACGGCCCTGAATCATGACGGGCCCGTGGCCTTGCGTTATCCACGGGGCGTGGGCGAGGGCGTGGCGCTTTCGGAAACACCGACCGCGTTGCCCCTGGGGCAGGGGGAGTTGTTGCGCGAAGGAGCGGACGGCGTCATTGTCGCCCTGGGAAGCCGGGTTACTCCAGCGCTGGAGGCGGCCACGGATTTGTTCCAGGAGACCGGGAAAAGCGTGGCCGTGTTCAATGCCCGCTTTGTCAAGCCGTTACCGGCCGAGCAACTCCTTGCCCTGGCCGAGACGCAGCCATTTATGCTGGTGGTCGAGGAGAATGTTCTGCCGGGAGGGTTTGGTTCGGCCGTGTTGGAGCTTTTGGCGGACCACGATGCCTTGGCCCGACTGCGTTTCCGGCGTTTGGGCATTCCGGACGCCTTTATCGAGCACGGCAGCCAGAAGGAGCTGCTGCGACAATTGGGGCTGCATCGGGGGGGGATTTTGGATACCGTGCGGCGCTTGGTGGCCGAATAGCGAAAAAAAACCCGGCTTGAACCGGGTTTTTTTTCGCAACAATATTGGGATCAGGCGGGTTTGATGGCGTCCAGGTACCCCGCGCGCAGCGAGGCGATAAGCTCCTTGACCGAGACGATGGAGTCCACGCGGTAGGCGTTTTTGCCGGCAAAGGCGAAGCCGTGCTTGAACAGTCCTTTCTTGGCGTTCACCAGGGCCAGCCCGATGCAATACGGACTTTTCGTGTAATCGCAGGAGCTGATGCAATGGAACGGGCATTTGAAGGGTTTTTTCAATCCGTTTTTGACGTCTTCCAGAAAGGAACCCATGATCGCCCGGCCAGGGAGGCCGACAGGACTCTTGATGATTTGGATGTCCTCTTCCCGAGCCTCGACATAGACTTGTTTGAATTTTTCGTCGGCATCGCACTCATGCGTGGCCACGAAACGGGTCCCCATCTGCACGCCAGCCGCGCCCATCTGGAGGAATTTGTTGATGTCCGCGCCATCATAAACACCGCCAGCGGCAATGATCGGGATCTGGCGGCCGGTTTTTTCCTCGAATTCACGCACCGCCTCGATGACTTGGGGCACGGTCGTTTCCAGGGAAAACGCCGGGTCGTCGATCTGCTCGGGCTTGAATCCTAAATGCCCGCCGGCCTTGGGCCCCTCGACCACGAAGGCGTCTGGCAGATAGTTGAACTTGGTCAGCCATTTCTTGCAAATGATGCTCGCGGCCCTGGCCGAGGAAATGATGGGCACGAGTTTCGTCTTGGCGCCATCCTTGATGTAGTTGGGGAGGTCCAGGGGCAGGCCAGCGCCGGCGAAAATAACGTCCGCGCCTTCCTTGATGGAAGTCTTGACCATGTCGCTGAAGTTGGTCAACGCCACCATGATGTTGACGCCGAGGATACCATCTGTTTTTTCGCGGGCCTTGCGCAGTTCGCGTTGCAGGGCCCGGATGTTTGCTTCGCGATAGTTGGAGCCGATGTCCGGTTCCCCCATGCCGATCATGGCCGCGGCGATAACGCCGATGCCGCCTTCCTTGGCCACGGCCGAGGCGAGGCCGGACAGGGAGATGCCGACGCCCATGCCGCCCTGGATAATGGGAATTTTGGCGACCAGGTCGCCTATTTTGAGTTGTGGGAAGTCCATGATGTCTTCTCCTCTTGGATTTCGCCATGCCGGCGATGTGCTAAAGACTGCTTGAGTGCGCGCTTAAAATTTACGCAATGGAGCAGCTACTGCAATTTTGGGGAGCGGTCAATGTGGATGCCGACGCCGTTTCCGGATGGGGATCACGGCAGGCATGCGTGAATGGAGTCGGGCGCCTGAGCGCGTGCTTAGACCGATTGCCAGGCCAGGGGCAGGAGGGCGCAGATTTCCGAGGCGATGATGGCCGCTCCGAGGAAGTCGCCATTGATGGCGCCGTGAATGCGGCCCAGCCGGAGCAATACCGCTATCGGAATCAGGCTCAACGCAATGCCGAGAACGATTTGGGCGGGTGGCAGGAAAATGGCGGGCATGACGGTGCATAGGCCGCCAAAAAACAATGCCTGGCCAGTGGCCCCGGCCAGGGCGTTTTGCCCCAGGCCGGGTCGGGACATGGAACGTCCCAGGTGCGCCACGACAAGGCAGCCGAGCCGTCCGAACATGCACGACCAGATCAGACCGGCCCAGGCCTGTTGCCGGATGGCTGTTTCGAACAGCGTGGTCTGGACACCCAGCCCCAGGACCAGTCCCATGACCCCGAAAGCTCCGCTGCGGCTGTCCTTGACGATTGACCAAAAACGATCCCCGGTGGCGCCACTGCCCCAGCCATCCCAGAGGTCGGCCCACCCGTCCCAGTGCAGGCCTCGCGTCAGGAGGATGTTGGTTCCCGTCATGATCCAGGCCACGGTCCACGCCGACAGCGGGAGCATGGCGACCAAGGTCAGTGCCAGTCCGATGACCGCTCCCACCAATGGGTACATGGGCATGGCCGCGCTGATTTCGGCATTGGAGGTTATGCGGGCCCGACCCAGGCAGGTCAGGAAGGTCAGGGCGACATGGAAGGTGCGTGGCCGGATCACGGGCGCTCCTGCTGCGGGCGGTGCTCCAGGGCGACGGTGTCCCCGGGCACGAGGCCAAGGCGCTGGGCGCAGGACGCTTGGTTCATGGCCAATTCCATCACTCCCTGGCTTCCAGCGATCAGCCCGGCTTGGCCAGGAGGAATGTCGGCATAGGTGCCGACGACTTCCACCACATGTCCCGAGACAAGCCGCCAGTGTTTGGCCAGGGGGTGGATGGGAAGATTCAGAAGGCAGTTGCCGAACCGGTCCACATGAAGAACACGGCACGAGATTGATTCGGCCGTGCGGGTCGCGGCGGGCTTTTGAACCGCGTGGACCCTGCCGGGCAGGGTCGTGCGCGTCCCCAAGGAATCCGGAGTCACCCCACGGGACAGTCGGGCGGCCATGGGCGCGAAGATATCCCGAGCATGAAAGGTTTGGCTGGATACCCCAGGCGGAGGGGTCAGCCGCCACCAAAGAGCGTGATCGGCGCGCAAAAAATCCAGCAATCCATTGTCCGGGGCCAGGAACCACTGGTTGTTCCAGAAGGCCAGGAGGATGGCGCGGTCGGTGCCCACGCCGGGATCAACGACGCAGACAAAAATGGTCTGACTCGGAAAGTGGGCGTGGCTGGCCTCCAGGATGAAGGCCCCATGGCCCACGTCCTGGGGCCGGACCTCGTGGCAGAGGTCGACCAGGGTTGTCCCGGGCGCGTGCCGGAGGATGGCCCCTTTCATTTGTCCAACATAGGGGTCCTGGTGGCCGAAGTCCGTGAGCAGGGCAATGACGGGCATGGGCGGTGGTTATTGCATTTGATCCATGCTGGCCAGGGGCACGGTCAGGTCGTTGTTCAATACCCAGACCGCGAGCAGGTGCTTGAGGGTCAAATCGGCCTGGGCCATTGATTCCCGGCTCAGGTTTTGGGCGGCCATTTCCTGGATGGCCAGCATGTATTCCTTGGCCAAGGTGAACTCGGCGCAGATTTCGCGCACGAAATCCTCATACGTCTCCGGCTCCTGGTGGTAGAGCTGGTCCAGGGTGCTCATGGTGCGGGTCAAGGCGAAAAGGGTGATGTCTTCAAGTTGGGGCATATGATGTTCTCCATGAAAAGCGCCGGCCCCGGACGAACCGGAACCGGCGTTGAGGTTGATGTCGTGAACGCTAGAGTCCAAGCTGACTGAGCAGGTCGTCCACGTCGGCTTGGGACGCGTCGGTCTGGGGGCCCTTGAGCTCCGACACGCGTGCCTTGGATTTTTGCCGGATTTCTTCAACCGGTTGGTCCGGGTTGGCCTCCATGGCCTTCATGGACAGACCGGTGGCCATGTACAGTTCAAAAACGACGCGTTCGATCTGTTGCAAGGCCGTGACGATGCGTTTGATGCGTTGGCCGGTCAGGTCCTGAAAACTGAGCGTGGTCATGATTTCCATCAGGTCCGCGCCCAATTCCTCGGCTCCGGAGCGCAGGGTGGCCAGCTCGGGCGGTGCGTCCTTGAATCCGTCCAGGATGGCCAGGGTTTGGTCATTGCGGTCCAGGTGTTTTTCCACCACGGCCATGATGCTCTCCGTGGCTGTTTCCGTGGTCTGCAAAATTTCATTCAGCTGCGTGGATGCCTCGGAGAAAATTTGATCGGTTTCCACTGTCTGGGGAGCCGAGGATTGTCCCGTGACCATGGCGGCGGCGTTGATTTCCTTGTAGATGGATTTGAGTCCGTCTTGAAGGTCCGTGCTGATGCTCCGATAGAACTCCCCTTCGGTCAGAGCCCTGGTCAGGGCGCGGCTGATTTCTTCGGTCAAGGCCGTGGCAATGACGTCGCGGATGGTGCTTTCCGCCTTGGCCGTGATTCGGGCCAAAAGTTCCTGACTGAGTTGTTCCTGGTGCATGTCGCCTGCTCGTGCTTAGGATTGGGTTGATCGCCGGTCGCGAATTTGTTCGCGCTGTTCGGCAATGACGTATTGGATGATTTTTTCGCGTTCCGTGTCGCGGATGTCCTTGAATTCGACGGCCCACAAGGTCGTGTCCTCGATGACGTCCCGCCGAATGATCGAGCCCATGGTGCCGATCAGCCCCAGCGGGTACATGGACAGGGAAACCACGATTTCCACATGTTCGCCGAGAGAAAACACGTGCTCCGAGCTGAAGCGTAGGCCGGCGCCGCTGATGTCATGGATGATGACGGGAATGGGGAAATCATCCCGCATGGCCTGGCGGCTCAACAGCGTCAGCACGGCGCTGAGTTTTTCGTCCATGGTTTTGAGCTGACTGACAAGGGCTTCGGGCAGTTGTGCCTGGGCTGGGTCGAGTGGCTGCATGGGAACGCAGGCCGGACATCCGGTGAACAGGGGACGCGTCTGGATCTTGGGGATGATCCGCAGGTATCCCTTGAGGGTCGTGTCGATCCGAGCATACGTTCGGTCAAGGATGGACATGGTTTCCTCGCGTTTGTCTTACCACGTGCTGGTATCTATTTCGATCACCATGGCATGGACGGGACAGACATTGACGCACATGTTGCATGCCGTGCATTTGTCGTGGTCGAAGTCCACCAGGCGGGTCGTCAGATTCAGGTGCAGCGCCTTGGACGGACACAGGGCCGTGCACAGTCCGCAATGCATGCAGGACTCCTCGTTGCGCGAAATCGCGTGCGCCACTGGCGTGACTTTGATACCATGTTCCTGAAGATAGGTCACGCCTTGACGGTACCGTTCCAATGATCCGGACAATTCCAGAACCATGTGTCCTTCGTGGCGCGGGTTGATGTTGGCCTGGAGGATGCTGAAGGTCAAATCAAACAGCTTGGCCAGGTTGTACATCATGGGTTGGCCGGAAGATTCGGGCGGAAAGCGCAGACTGACAATTCGGCTGTATTCGTGGGTGTTCATGGGATGCCCCGTGGCTATTTGCCGCTTTTGAGATAGGCCTGGGCCCGTTTGGCCTCGGCCGAGTCCGGGAATTTTTTGATCAGGTCCTCCAACACCAATTTGCCGGCCTGATCCTTTTTGAGCTTGAAGAACGAGATCCCCTGCTTGAGAAGCGATGCTCTGTATTTATTGGATTTGTTGTAGTTTTCGATGACCTGTTGGTAGGTCAGCACGGCGTTGGCGTAATCCTGGAGCTGGAAAAAGCATTCGCCCTGCCAGAATAGCGCATTGGGCACCAGGGGATCCTTGGGAAAGCCCTTGACGAATTCCGCCCATGTGGTTTGTGCCTGTTTGTATTTTTTGGCGTAGAAACCTTCCAGGGCCTGTTGATAGAGTTCCTGGCCCGAACCCTCCGGCGCGGCTTCGGTCATTGCCGTTTGTGGCGGCGCGGCCGGTGGCGTGGCGGGAGCCACGGCCCCTTGCGACGGTATGGCTGGCGAGGCGTCTTGCGGAGCAAGGGCTGGCGCAGAGGTCATCGGCGTTGTCGGGGCTGGGGCGGGCATTTCGTCGATGACCACGCCAAGCTGGGTGGCGATGAAGGTGGTGCGGTGGTCCAGCTCCTGCACCTTGGCATTCAGCGTCTGGAGGTTCATGCTTCCCGCC harbors:
- a CDS encoding 4Fe-4S dicluster domain-containing protein, which produces MNTHEYSRIVSLRFPPESSGQPMMYNLAKLFDLTFSILQANINPRHEGHMVLELSGSLERYRQGVTYLQEHGIKVTPVAHAISRNEESCMHCGLCTALCPSKALHLNLTTRLVDFDHDKCTACNMCVNVCPVHAMVIEIDTSTW
- a CDS encoding Zeta toxin family protein, encoding MRKKIIIIAGPNGAGKTTFARSFLPTEARCRIFINADLIAAGLAPFAPETAAIKAGRLMLEEIAAHSKRGESFAFETTLSGLGYRVHIRKWRAQGYHVGLFFLALPDVESAIARVAERVRQGGHNISEEVIRRRFASGLRNFEEIYKNEVHAWVKYDNSGLEPKVIEWGENAL
- a CDS encoding polyprenyl synthetase family protein; protein product: MTPREMKVELRTLGSRVEARLGDVFADGESPAPLVASMKYSLLAGGKRLRPVLCLAWAELAGGDVGRVLDFACAIECIHTYSLIHDDLPAMDNDDLRRGKPSNHKQFDEATAILAGDGLLTEAFTLAASLDLPPDRVLRAIKHLSTAAGPRGMVGGQVLDMNLTGLRANLDLLRDMHARKTGALIESSCVTGCILGGGDEGLVKRASVYGRGIGLAFQVMDDILDVIGDEAALGKPVGSDTAQGKSTYPALLGIDQSRALALESVDAAKAVFKGLTHARADFLQALAHYIVDRTH
- the dxs gene encoding 1-deoxy-D-xylulose-5-phosphate synthase, producing MTFQTPRELFPILDTIKKPGDVQHLDEKNLTRLGEELRRMIIQTVSTTGGHLAPSLGVVELTMALMRVFNPERDRIVWDVGHQAYAYKLLTGRLERFQTLRQLGGISGFPRRTESPFDHFGVGHSSTSISAALGMAAARDLAHADHKVVAVIGDGSMTAGLAYEGLNQAGGLGKNLIVVLNDNEMSISKNVGALSSFLSRKLSKRWVQRFKKEAESIMRQIPKIGDDIAEYARRSEDSLKSFFTPGMLFEAFRFTYIGPLKGHDVRMLTNVFHQARELEGPILVHVLTKKGKGYEPAETNPTYFHGVGCFEPETGAAKKFAACSLPSYTDVFGSTLCGLAKKDENIVAITAAMPEGTGLSCFAKFYPDRFFDVGICEQHAVTFAAGLASQGMKPVVAIYSTFLQRSYDQVVHDVCLQNLNVTLCLDRCGLVGEDGPTHHGVFDISYLRHIPNLILMAPRDEGELQRMLVTALNHDGPVALRYPRGVGEGVALSETPTALPLGQGELLREGADGVIVALGSRVTPALEAATDLFQETGKSVAVFNARFVKPLPAEQLLALAETQPFMLVVEENVLPGGFGSAVLELLADHDALARLRFRRLGIPDAFIEHGSQKELLRQLGLHRGGILDTVRRLVAE
- a CDS encoding nitronate monooxygenase, which encodes MDFPQLKIGDLVAKIPIIQGGMGVGISLSGLASAVAKEGGIGVIAAAMIGMGEPDIGSNYREANIRALQRELRKAREKTDGILGVNIMVALTNFSDMVKTSIKEGADVIFAGAGLPLDLPNYIKDGAKTKLVPIISSARAASIICKKWLTKFNYLPDAFVVEGPKAGGHLGFKPEQIDDPAFSLETTVPQVIEAVREFEEKTGRQIPIIAAGGVYDGADINKFLQMGAAGVQMGTRFVATHECDADEKFKQVYVEAREEDIQIIKSPVGLPGRAIMGSFLEDVKNGLKKPFKCPFHCISSCDYTKSPYCIGLALVNAKKGLFKHGFAFAGKNAYRVDSIVSVKELIASLRAGYLDAIKPA
- a CDS encoding PilZ domain-containing protein, whose product is MSILDRTYARIDTTLKGYLRIIPKIQTRPLFTGCPACVPMQPLDPAQAQLPEALVSQLKTMDEKLSAVLTLLSRQAMRDDFPIPVIIHDISGAGLRFSSEHVFSLGEHVEIVVSLSMYPLGLIGTMGSIIRRDVIEDTTLWAVEFKDIRDTEREKIIQYVIAEQREQIRDRRSTQS
- the xseA gene encoding exodeoxyribonuclease VII large subunit, whose amino-acid sequence is MHIFSVRTLTQAVKDVLEGEFPFVWVRGQVSNLSKPPSGHCYFSLKDDDATLSVVWFKGAQPRVEEGERVNPLTGEVETGPVFQLADGQEVLVAGRMNVYPPRGVYQLVAELVQGQGLGELAVAFEAMKSKLAAKGYFDPDRKLRLPVNPRRVAVITAPQGAALQDFLRIAGDRGLGATIRLYPSLVQGEGAPAQIAAALDRADRDDWAEVIVLIRGGGSLEDLWAFNTEPVAEAIYRARLPVLCGVGHEVDTTIADFVADLRAATPSHAAQLLWTERAVLGQQVDEQFVALTRGMERFLTGRESGLSRLTQALSWHSPARRLDRHGFEVERLTVRLRRATANLLEVRKDAFLLRTENLRHAFGPVRMIALRTDIDRAGGALIQAMTRFIYARQSEVRDVDGRLMALDPHAPLARGYALVQGASGAFVRSRADVHAGDALRIHVRDGEFSAEVTE
- a CDS encoding M23 family metallopeptidase — translated: MIWNFFAFFLLLAATSHAGVLRVDCPKSIGIGLPFMVRVQSDEPMTRLRVEWNKRVLEIPVQGASDVQFLLGTDVLKSRTGSRNLRVLRLGLRPLATDVAIMIENRKFPAQHLKVSSAMATPPAAVQARIAREQRLVQTVLGQVTPLDHLTLPLVRPVPGEISSAYGLKRFFNGHARNPHRGLDLRGVTGDPIQAASAGQVVLTDEHYFGGRSVYLDHGQGVHTVYMHLDEMLVKEGDMVEAGQVIGRVGMTGRVTGPHLHFGVYVLDLAVDPAKLFF
- a CDS encoding adenosylcobinamide-GDP ribazoletransferase encodes the protein MPCSSCGPVRQLPSESSHPPPGQTLAACLGTCGGSRRHLCRHSSWPSRADRWKPGSDGIGHEPSVLRPAPWPRARGHRRPGAPPAAGAPVIRPRTFHVALTFLTCLGRARITSNAEISAAMPMYPLVGAVIGLALTLVAMLPLSAWTVAWIMTGTNILLTRGLHWDGWADLWDGWGSGATGDRFWSIVKDSRSGAFGVMGLVLGLGVQTTLFETAIRQQAWAGLIWSCMFGRLGCLVVAHLGRSMSRPGLGQNALAGATGQALFFGGLCTVMPAIFLPPAQIVLGIALSLIPIAVLLRLGRIHGAINGDFLGAAIIASEICALLPLAWQSV
- the xseB gene encoding exodeoxyribonuclease VII small subunit, producing the protein MAKVQQTFEKRLERIREITALLEDGALALEDGVKLFQEGMRLSKECGAELEKARIVLETAERDGTLAPEGA
- the ybgF gene encoding tol-pal system protein YbgF, with protein sequence MGTTACVSTTDFDRLRSQVYSQEQERKKQEERIAMLEGQLTQVTQPIQSAQANSWAEINSIQSQLATLNGQMEDLHQAQAGSMNLQTLNAKVQELDHRTTFIATQLGVVIDEMPAPAPTTPMTSAPALAPQDASPAIPSQGAVAPATPPAAPPQTAMTEAAPEGSGQELYQQALEGFYAKKYKQAQTTWAEFVKGFPKDPLVPNALFWQGECFFQLQDYANAVLTYQQVIENYNKSNKYRASLLKQGISFFKLKKDQAGKLVLEDLIKKFPDSAEAKRAQAYLKSGK